The following coding sequences are from one Humulus lupulus chromosome X, drHumLupu1.1, whole genome shotgun sequence window:
- the LOC133803915 gene encoding thioredoxin-like 4, chloroplastic produces the protein MFVAMQGQNAVHYKELFSFRTSAIKRQFKISAPSILSSSNPVRTHVTFSLVREKISLTPCCTIRPTKIKAADGNQGELPDEDDDLCPVDCVREFKTDDEFLKILDKAKEHGSLVVVDFYRTSCGSCKYIEQGFAKLCRGAGDEEASVIFLKHNVIDEYDEQSEVAERLRIKTVPLFYFYKNGVLLEAFPTRDKERIIAAIRKYTSPASPAT, from the exons ATGTTTGTGGCCATGCAAGGGCAGAATGCAGTCCATTACAAGGAACTGTTCAGTTTCAGAACAAGCGCAATTAAAAGACAGTTCAAGATAAGTGCTCCCTCTATACTTTCCAGTTCGAATCCGGTTAGAACTCATGTCACATTTAGCCTGGTGAGGGAGAAAATTTCTTTGACACCTTGCTGCACAATCCGACCGACCAAAATCAAAGCTGCAGATGGAAATCAAGGAGAGCTTCCGGATGAGGACGATGATCTTTGTCCAGTGGATTGTGTTAGAGAATTCAAGACTGATGACGAGTTCTTGAAGATCCTAGATAAGGCCAAAGAACATGGTTCTTTAGTTGTAGTAGATTTTTATCGAACATCTTGTGGAAGCTGCAAATACATAGAGCAAGGATTTGCAAAGTTGTGTAGGGGAGCTGGTGATGAAGAAGCTTCAGTAATCTTCTTAAAGCACAAT GTAATTGATGAGTATGATGAACAATCTGAGGTTGCTGAACGACTAAGAATTAAG ACGGTGCCCCTCTTCTACTTCTATAAAAATGGGGTCCTATTGGAAGCTTTCCCAACTAGGGACAAAGAGAGGATTATTGCCGCAATTCGTAAATACACGTCTCCTGCATCTCCAGCTACATAA